One genomic window of Micropterus dolomieu isolate WLL.071019.BEF.003 ecotype Adirondacks linkage group LG06, ASM2129224v1, whole genome shotgun sequence includes the following:
- the slc35a3b gene encoding solute carrier family 35 member A3b, whose product TRFEFTHSFSLFLCLSILSTPSLSLDSDVEASTMLGSSSHSLKLKYVSLGVLVLQTTSLVLTMRYSRTLREDGLRYLASSAVVSAEVLKILACTFLIFMENNFSVRAMNQLLKEEIVNKPVETMKLAIPAGIYTLQNNLLYVALSNLDAATYQVTYQLKILTTALFSVSMLGKRLGFYQWFSLLFLMAGVTLVQWPTESEGDSEQKILSASSQFVGLMAVLMACVSSGFAGVYFEKILKETKQSVWVRNIQLGLFGFVFGFIGMIVYDGQSVRQSGMFQGYNTITCTVVVLQAVGGLVIAVVIKYADNILKGFATSLSIIVSTLISYFLLEDFNPTGVFFLGAVLVIAATFLYSYEVKPASSSAIKV is encoded by the exons ACCCGATTTGaattcacacattcattttctctctttttgtgtctgtccaTCCTGTCCACACCTTCGTTGTCTCTGGACTCGGACGTAGAGGCCTCCACAATGCTCGGGTCCTCGTCCCACTCCTTGAAACTGAAGTATGTGTCTCTGGGAGTGCTGGTGTTGCAGACCACCTCGCTGGTGCTCACCATGCGTTACTCTCGCACCCTGAGGGAAGACGGCCTCCGCTACTTGGCCTCGTCCGCCGTGGTGTCGGCCGAGGTGCTCAAGATCCTCGCCTGCACTTTCCTCATCTTTATGGAGAACA ATTTCAGTGTGCGGGCAATGAACCAGCTGCTGAAGGAGGAGATTGTGAACAAACCCGTGGAGACCATGAAGTTGGCCATTCCTGCAGGGATCTACACACTGCAGAACAATCTGCTCTATGTTGCCTTATCCAACCTGGACGCAGCCACCTATCAG GTCACGTACCAGTTGAAGATTCTCACCACagctctgttttctgtctccatGCTGGGGAAGAGGTTGGGCTTTTACCAGTGGTTCTCGCTGCTCTTCCTCATGGCTGGGGTCACTCTAGTGCAG TGGCCCACAGAGTCTGAAGGCGACTCTGAGCAGAAGATCTTGTCTGCAAGCTCCCAGTTTGTGGGATTGATGGCTGTCCTGATGGCCTGTGTGTCCAGTGGCTTCGCTGGAGTTTACTTTGAGAAAATCCTCAAGGAGACCAAACAGAGTGTGTGGGTGCGTAACATACAGCTAG GTTTGTTCGGCTTTGTGTTTGGCTTCATAGGAATGATAGTGTATGACGGCCAGAGTGTGAGACAGTCGGGAATGTTCCAGGGCTACAACACTATCACCtgcactgttgttgttttacag gctgTGGGCGGCTTGGTCATAGCAGTGGTCATTAAATATGCAGACAACATCCTCAAAGGATTTGCCACCTCTCTGTCCATCATCGTTTCTACACTCATCTCATATTTCTTGTTGGAGGACTTTAACCCTACTGG AGTATTTTTCCTAGGAGCAGTGCTGGTTATTGCTGCCACATTTCTTTACAGTTACGAGGTTAAGCCTGCCAGTAGCAGCGCCATCAAAGTATGA